The Manihot esculenta cultivar AM560-2 chromosome 11, M.esculenta_v8, whole genome shotgun sequence genome includes a region encoding these proteins:
- the LOC110625750 gene encoding hippocampus abundant transcript-like protein 1 isoform X2, whose product MEKLTDLIHLFVTVFLSGLAFLMVFPAITDVTMTALCPGQDACSLAIYLSGFQQAIIGMGSVVVTPLIGNLSDQYGRKAMLTIPLTLSILPLAILAYSRTTNFFYAYYALRTLTAMVTDSGINCLALAYVADNISESRRASAFGILSGILLASFVCGTLAARLLPTSLTFKIAAVVSMISAVYMRIFLKDKVLDGENLTRPFLKSGLDETHQDDSESPKKPPVFKKILTLGDLISLLKCSATFSQVAVVAFFNSLAEGGIQASAMYYWKARFHFNKNQYADLLLLAGAAGMVSQLVFMPFLTPFISEEKLLSIGLFMGFINMFLYSISWSIWVPFAATALTVFIVFVPPSLRSITSKQVGANEQLCSCPKMHLLNSLVSVCYALDF is encoded by the exons ATGGAGAAGCTTACGGATTTGATCCACCTTTTCGTCACCGTCTTCCTCTCCGGCTTGGCCTTCCTCATGGTATTTCCGGCCATAACCGATGTCACCATGACAGCCCTTTGTCCTGGTCAAGATGCGTGCTCACTCGCCATTTACCTCTCTGGATTCCAGCAAGCC ATAATAGGAATGGGATCGGTTGTGGTAACTCCCCTAATTGGGAATCTGTCTGATCAATATGGAAGGAAGGCCATGCTGACTATCCCTTTGACTCTCTCCATCCTTCCTTTAG CAATATTGGCATACAGCAGAACAACCAATTTCTTCTACGCCTACTATGCGTTGAGGACTCTCACTGCTATGGTCACTGACAGTGGCATCAACTGCCTCGCTCTTGCTTATGTG GCGGACAACATTTCAGAGAGTAGACGAGCGTCAGCATTTGGAATTCTTTCTGGCATACTCCTAGCCTCCTTTGTCTGTGGAACTTTAGCCGCTCGTTTGCTCCCTACTTCTTTAACATTCAAG ATTGCTGCAGTTGTATCAATGATTTCTGCTGTGTACATGAGAATTTTTCTGAAAGATAAAGTACTAGATGGTGAAAATTTAACTCGGCCATTCTTAAAGAGTGGACTCGATGAAACTCATCAAGATGATAGTGAGTCACCCAAGAAACCACCAGTATTTAAGAAGATTCTAACACTTGGGGATCTTATTTCCTTGCTGAAGTGTAG TGCAACATTTTCACAAGTAGCAGTTGTTGCCTTCTTCAACAGTCTTGCAGAGGGAGGAATCCAAGCTTCTGCAATG TACTATTGGAAGGCTAGGTTTCACTTTAACAAAAATCAGTATGCTGATCTATTGCTACTTGCTGGAGCTGCAGGAATGGTGTCACAG CTGGTTTTCATGCCTTTTTTGACACCTTTTATATCAGAGGAAAAACTTCTCTCAATAGGACTCTTTATGGGTTTCATCAAT ATGTTTCTCTACAGCATATCATGGTCAATTTGG GTTCCATTTGCGGCGACAGCATTAACAGTTTTCATCGTTTTCGTGCCTCCATCT TTGCGCAGCATTACGTCCAAACAAGTCGGCGCCAATGAGCAG CTTTGTTCCTGTCCGAAGATGCACCTTTTGAATTCCCTGGTTTCAGTATGTTATGCATTGGATTTTTAA
- the LOC110625750 gene encoding multidrug resistance protein 1 isoform X1, which translates to MEKLTDLIHLFVTVFLSGLAFLMVFPAITDVTMTALCPGQDACSLAIYLSGFQQAIIGMGSVVVTPLIGNLSDQYGRKAMLTIPLTLSILPLAILAYSRTTNFFYAYYALRTLTAMVTDSGINCLALAYVADNISESRRASAFGILSGILLASFVCGTLAARLLPTSLTFKIAAVVSMISAVYMRIFLKDKVLDGENLTRPFLKSGLDETHQDDSESPKKPPVFKKILTLGDLISLLKCSATFSQVAVVAFFNSLAEGGIQASAMYYWKARFHFNKNQYADLLLLAGAAGMVSQLVFMPFLTPFISEEKLLSIGLFMGFINMFLYSISWSIWVPFAATALTVFIVFVPPSLRSITSKQVGANEQGKAQGCILGISSFANIISPLIFSPLTALFLSEDAPFEFPGFSMLCIGFLMMIAFIQSIMIKAATPIPVQKNSNNCMEA; encoded by the exons ATGGAGAAGCTTACGGATTTGATCCACCTTTTCGTCACCGTCTTCCTCTCCGGCTTGGCCTTCCTCATGGTATTTCCGGCCATAACCGATGTCACCATGACAGCCCTTTGTCCTGGTCAAGATGCGTGCTCACTCGCCATTTACCTCTCTGGATTCCAGCAAGCC ATAATAGGAATGGGATCGGTTGTGGTAACTCCCCTAATTGGGAATCTGTCTGATCAATATGGAAGGAAGGCCATGCTGACTATCCCTTTGACTCTCTCCATCCTTCCTTTAG CAATATTGGCATACAGCAGAACAACCAATTTCTTCTACGCCTACTATGCGTTGAGGACTCTCACTGCTATGGTCACTGACAGTGGCATCAACTGCCTCGCTCTTGCTTATGTG GCGGACAACATTTCAGAGAGTAGACGAGCGTCAGCATTTGGAATTCTTTCTGGCATACTCCTAGCCTCCTTTGTCTGTGGAACTTTAGCCGCTCGTTTGCTCCCTACTTCTTTAACATTCAAG ATTGCTGCAGTTGTATCAATGATTTCTGCTGTGTACATGAGAATTTTTCTGAAAGATAAAGTACTAGATGGTGAAAATTTAACTCGGCCATTCTTAAAGAGTGGACTCGATGAAACTCATCAAGATGATAGTGAGTCACCCAAGAAACCACCAGTATTTAAGAAGATTCTAACACTTGGGGATCTTATTTCCTTGCTGAAGTGTAG TGCAACATTTTCACAAGTAGCAGTTGTTGCCTTCTTCAACAGTCTTGCAGAGGGAGGAATCCAAGCTTCTGCAATG TACTATTGGAAGGCTAGGTTTCACTTTAACAAAAATCAGTATGCTGATCTATTGCTACTTGCTGGAGCTGCAGGAATGGTGTCACAG CTGGTTTTCATGCCTTTTTTGACACCTTTTATATCAGAGGAAAAACTTCTCTCAATAGGACTCTTTATGGGTTTCATCAAT ATGTTTCTCTACAGCATATCATGGTCAATTTGG GTTCCATTTGCGGCGACAGCATTAACAGTTTTCATCGTTTTCGTGCCTCCATCT TTGCGCAGCATTACGTCCAAACAAGTCGGCGCCAATGAGCAG GGGAAGGCTCAGGGATGCATTTTAGGCATAAGTTCCTTTGCTAACATCATTTCCCCATTAATTTTCAGTCCTTTGACAG CTTTGTTCCTGTCCGAAGATGCACCTTTTGAATTCCCTGGTTTCAGTATGTTATGCATTGGATTTTTAATG ATGATTGCATTCATTCAAAGTATTATGATAAAGGCTGCTACTCCAATTCCAGTTCAAAAAAACAGCAATAATTGCATGGAGGCCTAA
- the LOC110626683 gene encoding DDB1- and CUL4-associated factor 8: MKKRARTTPDKAVLNVLQREVGDLSTRNFAHRLAASEDLVLRLDLYKKLDKHRGCVNTVSFNTDGDILVSGSDDRRVILWDWETGRIKLSFHSGHNNNVFQAKIMPYTDDRSIVTCAADGQVRHAQILERGAVETALLAKHQGRAHKLAIEPGSPHIFYTCGEDGLVQHFDLRTRRATELFTCQPTVDRSNYMSVVHLNAIAIDPRNPNLFAVAGSDEYARVYDIRMYKWDGSTEFGRPTDFFCPPHLIGDEKVGITGLSFSDQSELLVSYNDEFIYLFTQDMGLGPNPDPSSPVSAGSDTKDLEPMDADEKNAPQVYKGHSNRETVKGVSFFGPGCEYVASGSDCGRIFIWKKKGGTLIRVMEADKHVVNCIEPHPSTTALASSGIETDIKIWTPKAFERATLPANIEQKPKGRGWMFPVVSPQDLMLQLFSLRRRRTSSEQNEESSAASRELLELILTFNASADSDDGGDSISREDLFG; the protein is encoded by the exons ATGAAAAAGAGAGCTAGAACCACCCCCGACAAGGCGGTTCTTAATGTTTTGCAACGGGAGGTTGGTGACCTCTCCACCCGGAATTTTGCTCACCGTCTCGCTGCTTCTGAG GATCTTGTACTGCGACTTGATCTATACAAGAAGCTAGACAAGCACAGGGGTTGTGTAAATACTGTTAGCTTCAATACTGATGGAGACATTCTGGTGTCAGGTTCTGATGACAGACGGGTTATACTCTGGGACTGGGAAACTGGGCGTATCAAGCTTTCTTTCCATTCTGGTCATAATAACAATGTTTTTCAAGCCAAAATTATGCCTTACACAGATGATCGAAGCATTGTTACTTGTGCAGCAGATGGTCAG GTTCGACATGCTCAAATTCTGGAGCGTGGAGCTGTGGAAACTGCATTGCTAGCAAAACACCAAGGGCGAGCTCATAAGCTGGCTATTGAGCCTGGTAGCCCTCATATATTTTATACTTGTGGCGAGGATGGATTGGTTCAACAT tttgatttgagaACTAGGCGTGCCACAGAACTTTTCACTTGCCAACCAACTGTTGATAGGAGTAATTACATGTCAGTTGTCCATCTAAATGCAATTGCAATTGATCCAAGGAACCCAAATCTCTTTGCTGTTGCTGGGTCAGATGAGTATGCTCGAGTTTATGATATCCGCATGTACAAATGGGATGGGTCAACTGAATTTGGTCGACCTACGGATTTCTTTTGTCCTCCACATTTGATTGGTGATGAGAAAGTTGGAATAACAGGCTTGTCGTTCTCAGACCAGAGTGAGCTTCTAGTCTCATATAATGATGAGTTCATCTATCTTTTCACACAAGACATGGGATTGGGTCCCAATCCAGACCCATCCTCTCCAGTTTCCGCTGGCAGTGATACGAAAGATTTGGAGCCCATGGATGCTGATGAAAAAAATGCGCCCCAAGTATACAAAGGGCACAGTAACCGTGAGACTGTGAAAGGGGTAAGCTTCTTTGGGCCTGGATGCGAGTATGTGGCGAGCGGGTCAGACTGTGGTCGGATATTCATTTGGAAGAAAAAGGGAGGAACGCTCATTCGTGTAATGGAAGCTGATAAGCATGTGGTCAACTGTATTGAGCCTCATCCTAGTACAACTGCTCTTGCTAGTAGTGGAATTGAGACTGATATAAAGATTTGGACTCCCAAAGCCTTTGAGAGAGCAACTCTGCCTGCAAACATTGAACAG AAACCGAAGGGcagaggttggatgttccctgTAGTTTCACCACAAGACCTGATGTTGCAACTGTTTTCATTGCGAAGGCGGAGAACTAGCTCAGAGCAGAATGAAGAGAGCTCAGCTGCTAGTAGGGAACTTTTAGAGCTTATATTGACATTCAATGCCAGTGCAGATTCAGATGATGGAGGTGATTCAATAAGTCGTGAAGACTTGTTTGGCTAG
- the LOC110626809 gene encoding lysine-specific histone demethylase 1 homolog 1, which produces METTAEPELARDPSDNPNEVVSDESSPETDLTLSPSQPQNQINDPQNSSENHLPHSSETQSPPPNTTLDAPVLDSQDDDSSDPIPEDTIEEQPQNPNSVDPPPPQKRRRRRKRFFTEINGNPSFRRHRIAGGLSEEVNVEAFIAISVGFPVDSLTEEEIEANVVSTIGGTEQANYIVVRNHILARWRSNVSTWLTRDHALVSIRAEYKNLVDSAYNFLLEHGYINFGLAPAVKEAQMMLHERADKANVVVVGAGLAGLVAARQLVAMGFKVVVLEGRARPGGRVKTMKMKGDAVVAAADLGGSVLTGINGNPLGVLARQLGLPLHKVRDICPLYLPDGKAVDSEIDSRVEVSFNKLLDRVCKLRQVMIEEVKSVDVNLGIALDAFRHAYKVAEDLQERMLLNWHLANLEYANASLMSNLSMAYWDQDDPYEMGGDHCFIPGGNDTFVRELAMDLPIFYERTVESIRYGVDGVIVYASGQVFRGDMALCTVPLGVLKKGTIEFVPELPQRKKDAIQRLGYGLLNKVALLFPYNFWGGELDTFGHLTEDSSRRGEFFLFYSYSSVSGGPLLIALVAGDAAVKFETMSPVESVKRVLEILRGIFHPKGIVVPDPVQAVCTRWGQDCFTYGSYSYVAVGSSGDDYDILAESIGDGRVFFAGEATNKQYPATMHGAFLSGMREAANILRVAKRRSLALTSKSNNDIEESDDLTELFNSPDLTFGSFSILFDPRSNDLESLSLLRVKFQGPKLDSCLLCLYGLISRKQAITLSELGDDGKRMEVLSQNFQVRLVGRKGLSDAGDSLFKHIKAARSRLSVGI; this is translated from the coding sequence ATGGAAACAACAGCAGAGCCGGAGCTTGCCCGAGACCCCTCCGACAACCCTAATGAAGTTGTCTCTGATGAATCCTCGCCGGAAACGGACCTCACCCTCTCTCCAAGCCAACCCCAAAATCAAATTAACGATCCCCAAAATTCTTCTGAAAACCACCTCCCACACTCTTCCGAAACCCAGTCTCCACCACCCAATACGACACTCGACGCCCCCGTTTTAGACTCTCAAGACGACGACTCCTCCGACCCAATCCCCGAAGACACCATCGAAGAACAACCCCAAAATCCCAATTCCGTAGACCCTCCTCCACCACAAAAACGACGACGCCGTAGGAAGCGGTTCTTCACCGAAATCAACGGCAATCCGTCTTTCCGACGGCATAGGATAGCCGGAGGCCTGTCTGAAGAAGTTAACGTCGAAGCATTCATTGCAATCTCTGTAGGTTTTCCCGTAGATTCGCTCACCGAAGAAGAAATCGAAGCTAATGTGGTGTCGACGATTGGGGGCACGGAGCAAGCTAATTATATTGTTGTGAGGAACCACATTCTTGCTCGGTGGAGATCAAATGTGTCGACTTGGCTAACTCGTGATCACGCTCTTGTGTCAATTAGGGCCGAGTACAAGAACCTAGTCGACTCTGCTTATAATTTTCTACTAGAACATGGCTACATAAACTTCGGGCTCGCGCCTGCTGTTAAAGAGGCGCAAATGATGTTGCATGAGCGGGCTGACAAAGCCAATGTGGTGGTTGTAGGAGCGGGTCTCGCCGGACTCGTTGCAGCGAGGCAGCTAGTGGCTATGGGTTTTAAAGTGGTCGTCTTGGAAGGTAGAGCACGGCCAGGTGGCCGTGTAAAAACGATGAAGATGAAGGGCGACGCAGTGGTGGCCGCCGCTGATCTGGGTGGGAGTGTTCTCACTGGAATAAATGGAAACCCACTCGGAGTTCTTGCAAGGCAATTGGGTTTACCTCTTCATAAAGTGAGAGATATATGCCCTTTGTATCTACCTGATGGGAAGGCTGTAGATTCAGAGATTGATTCTAGGGTAGAGGTTTCGTTTAATAAATTGTTAGACAGAGTTTGTAAACTTAGGCAGGTCATGATTGAGGAAGTTAAATCTGTTGATGTTAACTTAGGAATTGCGCTTGACGCTTTTAGGCATGCTTATAAGGTAGCTGAGGATTTACAGGAGAGGATGCTATTGAATTGGCATCTTGCAAATTTAGAATATGCAAATGCTTCACTAATGTCTAATTTGTCTATGGCTTATTGGGATCAGGATGATCCATATGAGATGGGAGGTGACCATTGTTTTATTCCAGGAGGTAATGATACTTTTGTTAGAGAGCTTGCTATGGATCTGCCCATTTTCTATGAAAGAACTGTGGAGAGTATAAGATATGGAGTTGATGGGGTTATTGTTTATGCAAGTGGGCAGGTGTTTCGTGGTGACATGGCGCTCTGTACAGTGCCATTGGGGGTGCTTAAGAAGGGAACAATTGAATTTGTCCCCGAGCTTCCACAAAGAAAGAAAGATGCAATACAGAGATTGGGATATGGGCTGTTAAATAAGGTGGCCCTGTTGTTTCCCTATAATTTTTGGGGAGGAGAGCTTGATACTTTTGGACATTTGACAGAAGATTCGAGTAGGAGAGGTGAATTCTTTCTGTTTTATAGTTATTCATCTGTTTCAGGGGGTCCACTTCTAATTGCTCTTGTCGCTGGGGATGCTGCAGTTAAGTTTGAGACAATGTCTCCAGTGGAGTCTGTTAAGAGGGTCCTAGAAATACTGCGAGGTATTTTTCATCCAAAAGGGATTGTTGTTCCAGATCCAGTTCAGGCAGTCTGTACCCGTTGGGGGCAAGATTGCTTCACATATGGGTCTTATTCTTATGTTGCAGTTGGGTCTTCAGGAGATGATTATGATATTCTTGCTGAGAGCATTGGAGATGGAAGGGTTTTTTTTGCCGGAGAGGCAACAAACAAACAGTATCCAGCAACAATGCATGGAGCATTTCTAAGTGGGATGAGAGAGGCTGCTAATATACTGAGAGTGGCCAAAAGGAGATCTTTGGCTTTAACCAGCAAATcaaataatgatattgaggaaaGTGATGATTTAACTGAACTATTTAACTCTCCTGATCTGACATTTGGGAGCTTCTCTATTCTGTTTGATCCCAGATCAAATGATCTTGAATCCCTTTCATTATTAAGGGTCAAATTCCAAGGACCAAAATTGGATTCCTGCTTGCTATGTCTCTATGGTTTGATTTCCAGGAAGCAGGCCATTACACTAAGCGAGTTAGGTGATGATGGAAAGAGGATGGAAGTGTTATCTCAGAACTTTCAGGTAAGGTTGGTTGGTAGAAAAGGCTTATCTGATGCTGGGGATTCCCTCTTCAAGCACATCAAGGCAGCCAGATCCAGACTAAGTGTTGGGATCTGA